A single region of the Streptomyces sp. NBC_01803 genome encodes:
- the proB gene encoding glutamate 5-kinase: protein MSAAVRQGVSDARRIVVKIGSSSLTTAVGGLDADRVDALVDVLVKQDGRQIVLVSSGAIAAGLAPLGLPRRPADLARQQAAASVGQGLLLARYTASFARYGRRVGQVLLTADDTRRRAHYRNAYRTLDQLLAMGVIPVVNENDTVATDEIRFGDNDRLAALVAHLVRADLLVLLSDVDGLYDGDPSRAGTRLIHEVTGPADLEGIELGRPGRAGVGTGGMVTKVEAASIATGAGVPVVLTSAGRAADALSGSSAAGTYFHATGRRSAGRLLWLAHASAPRGSVTLDAGAVRAITERGSSLLPAGITGVEGDFVAGDPIELRDESGRPVARGLVTFDAAEIPRLIGRSTHELGRELGPAYEREVVHRDDLVLLRA, encoded by the coding sequence GTGAGCGCAGCGGTACGGCAGGGTGTCTCCGATGCCCGCAGGATCGTCGTCAAGATCGGCTCATCCTCGCTGACCACCGCGGTCGGCGGGCTTGACGCCGACCGGGTGGACGCACTCGTCGATGTGCTGGTGAAACAGGACGGGAGGCAGATCGTACTGGTTTCCTCCGGTGCGATCGCCGCGGGCCTCGCCCCGCTCGGGCTGCCGCGACGCCCGGCGGACCTCGCGCGGCAGCAGGCCGCCGCCAGCGTCGGGCAGGGGCTGTTGCTGGCCCGCTACACCGCCTCGTTCGCCCGGTACGGCCGCCGCGTCGGCCAGGTGCTGCTCACCGCCGACGACACCCGCCGCCGCGCGCACTACCGCAACGCCTACCGCACTCTCGACCAGCTCCTGGCGATGGGCGTGATCCCGGTCGTCAACGAGAACGACACCGTGGCCACCGACGAGATCCGCTTCGGCGACAACGACCGGCTCGCCGCGCTCGTCGCCCACCTGGTCCGCGCCGACCTGCTGGTGCTGCTCTCCGACGTGGACGGCCTCTACGACGGCGACCCGTCCCGCGCCGGTACCCGGCTGATCCACGAGGTCACGGGACCGGCCGATCTGGAGGGCATCGAGCTGGGCCGGCCGGGCCGGGCCGGGGTGGGGACCGGCGGCATGGTCACCAAGGTCGAGGCCGCGTCGATCGCCACCGGCGCCGGTGTCCCGGTGGTGCTCACCTCGGCGGGCCGGGCCGCCGACGCGCTGTCGGGCTCGTCCGCCGCCGGGACGTACTTCCACGCCACCGGGCGCCGGTCGGCCGGCCGGCTGCTGTGGCTGGCCCACGCCTCCGCCCCGCGCGGCTCGGTCACGCTCGACGCCGGGGCCGTGCGGGCCATCACCGAGCGCGGCAGCTCCCTGCTGCCGGCCGGGATCACCGGTGTGGAGGGCGACTTCGTGGCCGGTGATCCGATCGAGCTGCGCGACGAATCGGGTCGTCCGGTGGCGCGCGGGCTGGTCACCTTCGACGCCGCGGAGATCCCGCGACTGATCGGCCGTTCCACCCACGAGCTGGGCCGCGAGCTCGGCCCGGCCTACGAAAGAGAAGTCGTACACCGCGATGACCTGGTGCTGTTGCGGGCATAG
- a CDS encoding glutamate-5-semialdehyde dehydrogenase has translation MSSPAHPIGTSPVLATARRAKEAAAALAPLPRSARDAALVAIADALEARADEVVAANAEDIVKARAAGTAESIVDRLTLTPRRVAAIAADVRDVVALPDPVGEVVRGSTLPNGLELRQVRVPLGVVGIIYEARPNVTVDAAALCLKSGNAVLLRGSSSAYASNTALVGVLRDAVEKAGLPADAVQLVPGEGREAVHELMRARGLVDVLIPRGGASLIQTVVNESTVPVIETGVGNCHVYVDESADLEMAVDILVNSKAQRPSVCNAAETVLVHAGIADRFLPRALAALTAAGVTVHGDEAWRAAGRAAGTEVTAATDEDWATEYLSYDIAAAVVPDLDAAAAHIRRWASGHTEAIVTKDTSAARRFVSLMDSSAVMVNASTRFTDGGQFGFGAEIGISTQKLHARGPMGLPELTSTTYVVTGDGHLRD, from the coding sequence ATGAGCAGTCCCGCACACCCCATCGGCACCTCTCCCGTCCTCGCCACCGCACGCCGGGCCAAGGAAGCCGCCGCCGCGCTGGCGCCGCTGCCCCGCTCGGCGCGGGACGCGGCGCTGGTGGCCATCGCCGACGCCCTGGAGGCGCGCGCCGACGAGGTGGTCGCGGCCAACGCCGAGGACATCGTCAAGGCCCGCGCGGCCGGCACCGCCGAGTCGATCGTGGACCGGCTCACGCTCACCCCGCGGCGCGTCGCCGCGATCGCCGCCGACGTGCGCGACGTGGTGGCGCTGCCCGATCCGGTCGGCGAGGTGGTGCGCGGCTCCACGCTGCCGAACGGCCTGGAGCTGCGGCAGGTCCGGGTCCCGCTCGGTGTCGTCGGCATCATCTACGAGGCCCGGCCCAACGTGACGGTGGACGCCGCAGCGCTCTGCCTGAAGTCGGGCAACGCCGTGCTGCTGCGCGGCTCTTCCTCCGCGTATGCCTCCAACACAGCGCTGGTCGGCGTGCTCAGGGACGCCGTCGAGAAGGCCGGACTGCCCGCCGACGCAGTGCAGTTGGTGCCGGGCGAGGGCCGGGAGGCGGTGCACGAGTTGATGCGCGCCCGCGGCCTGGTCGACGTGCTGATCCCGCGTGGCGGGGCCTCGCTGATCCAGACCGTGGTGAACGAGTCGACGGTCCCCGTCATCGAGACCGGCGTGGGCAACTGCCATGTGTACGTGGACGAGTCGGCCGACCTGGAGATGGCGGTGGACATCCTCGTCAACTCCAAGGCCCAGCGGCCCAGCGTGTGCAACGCGGCGGAGACCGTTCTCGTCCACGCCGGGATCGCCGACCGCTTCCTGCCACGCGCGCTCGCCGCGCTCACCGCCGCCGGGGTCACCGTGCACGGCGACGAGGCGTGGCGCGCGGCCGGCCGGGCGGCGGGCACCGAGGTGACCGCGGCGACCGACGAGGACTGGGCGACGGAGTACTTGAGTTACGACATCGCCGCCGCCGTGGTGCCCGACCTGGACGCGGCGGCGGCGCACATCCGCCGCTGGGCGTCGGGCCACACGGAGGCGATCGTCACCAAGGACACGTCCGCCGCCCGCCGTTTCGTCTCGCTGATGGACTCCTCGGCCGTGATGGTGAACGCCTCCACCCGTTTCACGGACGGCGGGCAGTTCGGCTTCGGCGCCGAGATCGGCATCTCCACGCAGAAGTTGCACGCCCGGGGACCGATGGGCCTGCCGGAGCTCACCTCCACCACCTACGTGGTCACCGGGGACGGTCACCTCCGGGACTGA
- a CDS encoding SCO2584 family spore wall biosynthesis protein, which translates to MPDDVGGQPFPNGEGPDSHDLGAAEEAFASVVLDEAFVEAARIHEPTAAERILYAAMERAESEAGGEVGFYRDPDLDPGASDGLGGFDGDDDVDDEGRFDRSDYTRYLPDEDDEDRPTFGSFTAYGGYGADGIRGPGGREAQPPPAAWRPAPRPRGGLGGAPGRWQRPVACVLAMVMGISVIAFALIAIQRAGAAQPRVPGPPAPASESDGDGGGRTTEDVESADNGPDGGP; encoded by the coding sequence GTGCCGGACGACGTGGGGGGCCAGCCGTTCCCGAACGGTGAAGGGCCCGACAGCCATGACCTCGGGGCAGCCGAGGAGGCGTTCGCCTCCGTGGTGCTCGACGAGGCGTTCGTCGAGGCCGCCCGGATCCACGAGCCCACCGCGGCCGAGCGGATCCTCTACGCGGCGATGGAGCGTGCCGAGTCCGAAGCCGGCGGAGAAGTCGGGTTCTACCGGGACCCCGACCTGGACCCCGGCGCCTCCGACGGGCTGGGCGGCTTCGACGGTGACGACGACGTGGACGACGAGGGGCGGTTCGACCGCTCCGACTACACCCGCTATCTGCCGGACGAGGACGACGAGGACAGGCCGACGTTCGGCTCGTTCACCGCGTACGGCGGCTATGGCGCGGACGGGATACGCGGCCCCGGCGGCCGGGAGGCCCAGCCGCCCCCGGCGGCTTGGCGGCCCGCCCCGAGACCGCGCGGCGGTCTGGGCGGCGCGCCAGGCCGCTGGCAGCGCCCCGTGGCTTGTGTGCTGGCCATGGTGATGGGCATCAGCGTCATCGCCTTCGCGCTCATAGCCATCCAGCGCGCCGGTGCCGCCCAGCCCCGGGTTCCCGGCCCGCCCGCCCCGGCCAGCGAGTCGGACGGCGACGGCGGCGGCCGGACCACGGAGGACGTGGAGTCCGCGGACAACGGACCGGACGGCGGACCCTAG
- a CDS encoding SCO2583 family membrane protein: MAGRTDPPEGTPGGTPGAGDEEYQSTVFDESFVRAARLEEFSAQERLEDHTTAVRRRPAASGHGFGRTVPKQGFALGLIVLMAFAAAIFLGANNPYEVDRALHADPPAGSLVALAPGGEVPGSADAAELYASSPADDYGAGAGGVRLPDPRQTADFSREQVLTALTLAKEYVVASALTPNVLAGATTAPVRELLGAEQQRQFDSAVGGRDPHSDATDWLIRFDADEALLADPQVRVAGDFTFTQVTEDILQVDGRHVFVYALRPPGALDTEAALFTVRRLVRLQFGKEELRDRDVVLRQTETVAGPMDCGADTSAVLTPLLAGERASLPPSAGFDPYVLEEHRPAPCGSFPAGGMPTPDGR, translated from the coding sequence GTGGCCGGGCGGACCGACCCTCCAGAAGGGACTCCCGGGGGCACTCCGGGAGCCGGGGACGAGGAATATCAATCGACCGTCTTCGACGAGTCGTTCGTCAGAGCTGCGCGCCTGGAGGAATTCTCCGCGCAGGAGCGGCTTGAGGATCACACCACGGCCGTCCGAAGACGACCGGCCGCATCGGGGCACGGCTTCGGCAGGACGGTGCCGAAGCAGGGCTTCGCGCTGGGGCTGATCGTCCTGATGGCGTTCGCCGCCGCGATCTTTCTGGGCGCCAACAATCCGTACGAGGTCGATCGCGCCCTTCACGCCGATCCGCCGGCCGGGAGCCTGGTCGCGCTCGCCCCAGGGGGCGAGGTGCCCGGGTCCGCCGACGCCGCCGAGCTGTACGCGAGCAGCCCGGCCGACGACTACGGCGCCGGGGCCGGGGGAGTGCGCCTGCCCGACCCGCGGCAGACGGCGGACTTCTCGCGCGAGCAGGTCCTCACCGCGCTGACCCTCGCCAAGGAGTACGTGGTGGCCAGCGCGCTCACCCCCAACGTGCTCGCCGGGGCGACCACCGCGCCGGTGCGCGAGCTGCTCGGCGCCGAGCAGCAGCGGCAGTTCGACAGCGCCGTGGGCGGGCGGGATCCGCACTCGGACGCCACGGACTGGCTGATCCGTTTCGACGCCGACGAGGCCCTGCTCGCCGACCCGCAGGTGCGGGTGGCCGGTGATTTCACGTTCACCCAGGTCACCGAGGACATCCTCCAGGTCGACGGCCGCCACGTCTTCGTCTACGCGCTGCGTCCGCCGGGCGCCCTGGACACCGAGGCGGCGCTGTTCACCGTGCGGCGGCTGGTGCGGCTCCAGTTCGGCAAGGAGGAGCTGCGCGACCGCGACGTGGTGCTGCGGCAGACGGAGACCGTGGCCGGGCCGATGGACTGCGGCGCCGACACCTCCGCCGTGCTCACCCCGCTGCTCGCCGGGGAACGCGCCTCGCTGCCGCCGTCCGCGGGCTTCGATCCGTACGTGCTGGAGGAGCATCGGCCCGCGCCGTGCGGCAGCTTCCCGGCCGGGGGAATGCCGACCCCGGACGGCCGCTGA
- the nadD gene encoding nicotinate-nucleotide adenylyltransferase, translated as MREKIGHAKRRLGVMGGTFDPIHHGHLVAASEVAARFHLDEVIFVPTGQPWQKGHRSVSPPEDRYLMTVIATASNPQFSVSRIDIDRGGKTYTIDTLRELRAEHEDADLFFITGADALAQILGWRDAAELFSLAHFIGVTRPGHVLADPGLPQGGVSLVEVPALAISSTDCRERVARGDPVWYLVPDGVVRYINKRALYRDLTEPTR; from the coding sequence ATGCGCGAGAAGATAGGCCACGCCAAGCGGCGGCTGGGCGTGATGGGCGGGACTTTCGACCCGATCCACCACGGGCACCTGGTCGCCGCCAGCGAGGTGGCCGCACGCTTCCACCTCGACGAGGTCATCTTCGTGCCGACCGGGCAGCCCTGGCAGAAGGGGCACCGGTCCGTGTCCCCGCCCGAGGACCGCTATCTGATGACGGTCATCGCGACGGCGTCGAATCCGCAGTTCTCCGTCAGCCGGATCGACATCGACCGCGGCGGCAAGACGTACACGATCGACACCCTGCGGGAGCTGCGCGCCGAACACGAGGACGCGGACCTGTTCTTCATCACCGGCGCCGACGCGCTGGCCCAGATCCTGGGCTGGCGCGACGCCGCCGAGCTCTTCTCGCTCGCGCACTTCATCGGGGTGACCCGGCCGGGCCACGTCCTCGCCGACCCGGGCCTGCCGCAGGGCGGCGTGTCGCTGGTGGAGGTGCCCGCGCTGGCGATCTCCTCCACGGACTGCCGCGAACGGGTCGCCCGCGGCGATCCTGTCTGGTATCTGGTGCCCGACGGGGTCGTGCGCTACATCAACAAGCGTGCGCTGTACCGGGACCTCACCGAACCCACACGCTGA
- a CDS encoding LCP family protein, with the protein MNDRQDPYGQVYGYDEYGRPLYMPAPPQQQRGQQEQQQEQQQEQQQEQEQQREQPAAHESYGYGAYATGHPDAHQRQRYEYGTAQQPPATDVYAGYGYDYGTAGQPAGQPAAAESAPPEPAEQPGAVPPPRQPPDDDYQTEQFSFVDEPDEESKDVIDWLKFTESRTERREEAKRRGRNRRRLLAVVLVLALLGGAGYLWATDRLPFVPGAGGAGTSAEAQERDVIVVHLRQLDSDETATALLVANETTSAGTMLLLPNDLAVTPDNGPTTLGQAVLDEAAGSVREAVGGLLGADIKGTWRLDTPYLENLVDLVGGITLTTDTEVPDEAGEAGEGDDEGEGGEAREGPLVPLGEDVALDGGAAVAYATYRAEDEPQSAQLARFGQVMRAVLERMPDTEGGAVRIVQALSQITDPSLTEEELGASLARLAGYAEAGEYTTEQLPVEEGGTLSDETADGLVADVLGGTVSDAAPGAAPRVGIRDAGGGQGSTEQARVTLVNGGFSVVDSRAAGETSAESSVVYADEAHRGTAVEVARTLGLSEEAVTQGEGAGNADVTITLGEDFGE; encoded by the coding sequence GTGAACGACCGACAGGATCCGTACGGGCAGGTCTACGGATACGACGAATACGGGCGCCCGCTCTACATGCCGGCCCCTCCCCAGCAGCAGCGGGGACAGCAGGAACAGCAACAGGAACAGCAACAGGAACAGCAACAGGAACAGGAACAGCAGCGGGAGCAGCCCGCCGCGCACGAGAGCTACGGGTACGGCGCGTACGCCACGGGCCACCCGGACGCCCACCAGCGGCAGCGGTACGAGTACGGTACGGCGCAGCAACCGCCCGCCACGGACGTCTACGCGGGTTACGGCTACGACTACGGCACCGCCGGGCAGCCCGCCGGGCAGCCCGCCGCCGCCGAGTCGGCGCCGCCCGAGCCCGCCGAGCAGCCGGGGGCCGTGCCGCCGCCCAGACAGCCGCCGGACGACGACTACCAGACCGAGCAGTTCTCCTTCGTCGACGAGCCCGACGAGGAGTCAAAAGACGTCATCGACTGGCTGAAGTTCACCGAGAGCCGCACCGAGCGCCGCGAGGAGGCCAAGCGGCGCGGCCGGAACCGGCGCCGGCTGCTCGCCGTGGTGCTGGTCCTGGCACTGCTCGGCGGCGCCGGGTATCTGTGGGCCACCGACCGGCTGCCGTTCGTGCCCGGTGCCGGCGGCGCCGGGACCTCCGCCGAGGCCCAGGAGCGCGACGTGATCGTGGTCCACCTGCGCCAGCTCGACTCCGACGAGACCGCCACCGCCCTGCTGGTCGCCAACGAGACCACCTCGGCGGGCACCATGCTGCTGCTCCCCAACGACTTGGCCGTGACCCCCGACAACGGCCCCACCACGCTCGGCCAGGCCGTTCTCGACGAGGCCGCCGGATCCGTGCGGGAGGCCGTCGGCGGGTTGCTCGGCGCCGATATCAAGGGCACCTGGCGGCTGGACACCCCCTACCTGGAGAACCTGGTCGACCTGGTCGGCGGCATCACCCTCACCACCGACACCGAGGTGCCGGACGAGGCGGGCGAGGCGGGCGAGGGAGACGATGAAGGCGAGGGAGGCGAGGCGCGCGAGGGACCGCTGGTCCCGCTCGGCGAGGACGTCGCGCTGGACGGCGGGGCCGCCGTCGCCTACGCCACCTACCGGGCCGAGGACGAGCCGCAGAGCGCGCAGCTCGCGCGGTTCGGCCAGGTGATGCGGGCGGTTCTGGAGAGGATGCCGGACACCGAGGGCGGCGCCGTCCGGATCGTGCAGGCGCTCTCCCAGATCACCGACCCCTCGCTGACCGAGGAGGAGCTCGGCGCCAGCCTCGCCCGGCTCGCCGGTTACGCGGAGGCGGGCGAATACACCACGGAGCAGCTCCCCGTCGAGGAGGGCGGGACCCTCAGTGACGAGACCGCGGACGGGCTCGTGGCGGACGTGCTGGGCGGCACCGTCAGCGACGCCGCCCCGGGCGCGGCGCCACGGGTCGGCATCCGGGACGCCGGTGGCGGCCAGGGCTCGACCGAGCAGGCGAGGGTCACCCTGGTCAACGGTGGCTTCAGCGTGGTCGACAGCCGCGCGGCGGGCGAGACGAGCGCCGAGTCGTCGGTGGTGTACGCGGACGAGGCGCACCGGGGGACCGCCGTCGAGGTGGCCAGGACGCTGGGCCTGTCCGAGGAGGCCGTCACCCAGGGTGAAGGTGCGGGCAATGCCGATGTGACGATCACCCTGGGCGAGGATTTTGGGGAGTGA
- the rsfS gene encoding ribosome silencing factor → MTATDRATELIEVAAQAAADKLAHDIIAYDVSDVLAITDAFLLASAPNDRQVKAIVDGIEERLSKELGIKPVRREGEREGRWVLLDYVDVVVHVQHAEERVFYALERLWKDCPLLELPEDAQATRGRAAEHAVEVGEGGERR, encoded by the coding sequence GTGACCGCCACGGACCGCGCCACCGAGCTGATCGAGGTCGCCGCCCAGGCCGCCGCCGACAAGCTCGCGCACGACATCATCGCCTACGACGTCAGTGACGTCCTGGCCATCACCGACGCCTTCCTGCTGGCCTCCGCTCCCAATGACCGCCAGGTCAAGGCGATCGTCGACGGCATCGAGGAGCGGCTGTCCAAGGAGCTGGGCATCAAGCCGGTCCGCCGCGAGGGCGAGCGGGAGGGCCGCTGGGTCCTGCTGGACTACGTCGACGTCGTGGTGCATGTGCAGCATGCCGAGGAGCGGGTGTTCTACGCGCTGGAGCGCCTGTGGAAGGACTGCCCGTTGCTGGAGCTGCCCGAGGACGCCCAGGCCACCCGGGGCCGCGCCGCCGAGCACGCGGTGGAGGTCGGCGAGGGCGGTGAGCGGCGCTGA
- a CDS encoding histidine phosphatase family protein, whose product MLWRHGQTPWNLENRFQGTTDIELTDIGRAQARRAAGQLARLDPFAIVSSDLRRTRDTAAELAEVTGLDVTYDEALRETYAGAWQGLTHEEIIARFGDEYAAWKRGEPVRRGGGELETEVADRAAPLIERTAEKLPPGRALVVVSHGGAIRTTIGRLLGLPPGSWESLGGLSNCCWSVLGESVRGWRLLEHNASSLPEPVIGDDV is encoded by the coding sequence GTGCTGTGGCGGCACGGTCAGACGCCGTGGAACCTGGAGAACCGGTTCCAGGGCACCACGGACATCGAGCTGACCGACATCGGCCGGGCCCAGGCGCGCCGCGCCGCCGGGCAGCTGGCCCGCCTCGACCCGTTCGCCATCGTCTCCTCCGATCTGCGCCGCACGCGGGACACGGCCGCCGAGCTGGCGGAGGTGACCGGGCTCGACGTCACCTATGACGAGGCGCTGCGGGAGACGTATGCGGGCGCCTGGCAGGGGCTCACCCACGAGGAGATCATCGCCCGTTTCGGCGACGAGTACGCGGCGTGGAAGCGCGGTGAGCCGGTGCGGCGCGGGGGCGGCGAGCTGGAGACGGAGGTCGCGGACCGCGCGGCACCGCTCATCGAGCGCACGGCGGAGAAGCTGCCGCCCGGCCGGGCGCTGGTCGTCGTCAGCCACGGCGGGGCCATCCGCACCACCATCGGCCGGCTGCTCGGGCTGCCCCCGGGGAGCTGGGAGTCGCTGGGCGGGCTGTCCAACTGCTGCTGGTCGGTGCTCGGCGAGAGCGTGCGCGGCTGGCGGCTGCTGGAGCACAACGCGAGCTCGCTGCCCGAGCCCGTCATCGGCGACGACGTCTAG
- a CDS encoding helix-turn-helix transcriptional regulator, whose product MTPVTRGTASDRRRLELAAFLRGRRARITPADVGMPPGLRRRTPGLRREEVAQLAGVGITWYTWLEQGRPINASAQVLDAIARTLRLDAVEREHLYHLAEVPCVPGPEDGTPGVDTVDDGMRVVLDALNPLPAVVYNARYDVLGNNATYRALFPDAYQRRHGPRNVLWTLFTTDPVRCPVVLREHELKIMVATLRASYGSHVGEPAWESFVRELCAASPEFAAMWASGDVAPPGPRVKTFRHPDIGEIRLCSQSLSVNGMPDSRLVVYTPGDEESRRYVESLAAGADPL is encoded by the coding sequence ATGACGCCCGTGACGCGCGGTACGGCGAGCGACCGCCGCAGGCTGGAGCTGGCCGCCTTCCTGCGCGGCAGGCGGGCCCGCATCACCCCCGCCGATGTCGGCATGCCGCCCGGCCTGCGCAGACGCACGCCCGGCCTGCGCCGCGAAGAGGTCGCGCAGCTCGCGGGCGTGGGCATCACCTGGTACACGTGGCTGGAGCAGGGCAGACCGATCAACGCCAGCGCGCAGGTCCTGGACGCGATCGCCCGCACGCTGCGGCTGGACGCCGTCGAGCGCGAGCACCTGTACCACCTGGCCGAAGTGCCCTGCGTCCCCGGGCCCGAGGACGGCACACCGGGCGTGGACACCGTCGACGACGGCATGCGGGTGGTGCTCGACGCCCTCAATCCGCTGCCCGCCGTCGTCTACAACGCGCGCTACGACGTGCTGGGGAACAACGCCACCTACCGGGCGCTCTTCCCCGACGCTTACCAGAGACGGCACGGACCGCGGAATGTGCTGTGGACGCTGTTCACCACGGATCCCGTGCGGTGCCCGGTCGTCCTGCGGGAGCACGAGCTGAAGATCATGGTCGCCACCCTGCGGGCCTCCTACGGCAGCCACGTCGGGGAGCCGGCCTGGGAGTCATTCGTCCGCGAACTGTGCGCGGCGAGCCCGGAGTTCGCCGCGATGTGGGCCAGCGGCGACGTCGCGCCGCCCGGACCGCGGGTGAAGACCTTCCGGCACCCGGACATCGGGGAGATCCGGCTGTGCTCGCAGTCCCTGTCCGTCAACGGCATGCCGGATTCCCGGCTGGTCGTGTACACCCCGGGCGACGAGGAGAGCCGGCGGTACGTCGAGTCGCTCGCCGCCGGGGCCGACCCGCTCTAG